A genomic window from Salvia miltiorrhiza cultivar Shanhuang (shh) chromosome 5, IMPLAD_Smil_shh, whole genome shotgun sequence includes:
- the LOC130987165 gene encoding pentatricopeptide repeat-containing protein At4g19440, chloroplastic-like, with translation MEMRRSAVQKAAAAAAAAAINTAAILFPPIKRPLTVWPHPLQRPENLNTKPKPKEACQSDFVATPPASAAFDQRFLDTKSLSSILSAPSLNSFQCSDLLKDLNPHQFDSIFWEIHKNVDPSTALKFFYIAGNGHSFKFTLRSYCVLFHLLLSKNLDAAARLLLKRFIDGNLPMTLRDDIVDLHREIATVLVDVCLGSEQFRGGVRGFDILVHLYASDLKSLGFDVAMDVFRLLASRGFVPSFRTCTFFMSSLVKGDEPEKGYEVFTIVSSQFSPDVYLYSIAINAQCKRGKVEEAIELFKQMESKGVAPNVVTYNNLMHGLCKSRRLEEAFQLKERMVDKGMKPTLVTYGVLINCLMKLQKYGEADCVLTEMSSKGLIPNVVVYNTLIHGFCEMGNVAIAVKLKDDMSLLGVIPNSVTYNTLINGLCKDNQIDLADQFLRKMIEEGLSINLGTIDSVIHGLCKNLRFDSALRYTMLMIFKNLRPRNVLLTTLMSGLCRNHKHSEALKLYYGVQGTGVAANTVTSNALVFGLCEIGKLQEAKSIIKSMSDCGVSLDTFTYNALIYGCCKEDRLEIGFKLKEEMIDKGISPDTVTYNVLINGLLKKGKMDEALMLWHECRRNDLVPDVYLYAVMIGGYCNRDKFEEAMNFLDMLLQQNVTPNSVVYNILIRAYSRVGNMPEAFKLLDEMRSKGIPCTLATYTSLIHGMGNLGRVGESTYLLDEMRKDGLQPDVVCYTALIGGYCKLGQMNEVTSLLQEMSSFNIQPNKITYTIIIYWYCKLGRKAEAAQSLREMLSKGIAPDSVTFNVLLHGFSKEGDAKEVFSLWEHMSDRGINLDDVTHTSLVHRMSQQSKTEND, from the coding sequence ATGGAGATGAGAAGATCCGCGGTCCAgaaagccgccgccgccgctgccgctgccgccATCAACACCGCCGCAATACTCTTCCCTCCGATCAAACGACCCCTAACCGTTTGGCCCCATCCTTTACAACGACCGGAAAATCTAAACACAAAACCTAAACCGAAAGAAGCGTGCCAATCAGATTTCGTGGCGACGCCCCCTGCTTCAGCTGCATTTGATCAGCGGTTTCTTGACACGAAAAGTTTGTCTTCTATTCTATCGGCACCGAGTTTGAATTCATTTCAGTGTAGCGATTTGCTAAAAGATTTGAATCCTCATCAATTTGATTCTATTTTCTGGGAAATTCATAAAAATGTTGATCCTTCCACTGCATTGAAGTTCTTTTACATTGCGGGGAACGGCCACAGCTTTAAATTCACGCTTAGATCCTATTGTGTATTGTTCCACTTGTTACTTTCTAAGAATCTTGATGCAGCTGCTCGATTGCTCTTGAAAAGATTTATTGATGGGAATTTGCCCATGACATTGAGGGATGATATTGTGGATTTGCATAGGGAGATCGCCACTGTTTTGGTGGATGTTTGTTTGGGTTCGGAGCAATTTAGGGGAGGGGTCAGAGGGTTTGATATTTTGGTTCATCTTTATGCTAGTGACCTTAAGAGCTTGGGGTTTGATGTTGCAATGGATGTGTTTAGGCTGTTAGCCAGTAGAGGATTTGTCCCATCTTTCAGGACTTGCACTTTTTTTATGAGCTCACTTGTTAAGGGAGACGAACCGGAGAAAGGCTATGAAGTTTTTACTATTGTTTCGAGCCAATTTTCGCCAGATGTTTACTTATACAGTATTGCAATAAATGCACAGTGCAAAAGAGGTAAGGTTGAGGAGGCAATCGAACTGTTTAAGCAAATGGAGAGTAAAGGCGTTGCGCCGAATGTTGTTACATATAATAACCTTATGCATGGCCTTTGCAAAAGTAGGAGACTGGAAGAGGCATTTCAGCTTAAGGAGAGAATGGTAGATAAGGGGATGAAACCAACTCTTGTTACTTATGGTGTGCTGATTAACTGTCTGATGAAACTTCAGAAATACGGTGAAGCTGATTGTGTCTTGACAGAGATGTCAAGTAAGGGGCTTATTCCCAATGTTGTTGTTTATAACACATTGATTCATGGGTTTTGTGAGATGGGAAATGTGGCAATTGCCGTGAAGTTAAAGGATGATATGTCATTACTAGGTGTTATTCCAAATTCAGTTACTTATAATACTCTCATAAATGGACTCTGCAAGGACAATCAAATAGATTTAGCTGATCAGTTCTTAAGAAAGATGATAGAAGAAGGTTTAAGTATAAACTTAGGTACTATAGATTCTGTCATTCATGGATTATGTAAAAACTTAAGATTTGACTCAGCTCTTAGGTATACCATGTTAATGATCTTTAAGAATTTGAGGCCTCGCAATGTGTTGCTGACAACTTTGATGAGTGGACTTTGCCGGAATCATAAGCATTCAGAAGCCTTGAAACTATATTATGGTGTACAGGGTACAGGAGTTGCTGCCAATACAGTGACCTCAAACGCTCTTGTTTTTGGACTTTGTGAAATTGGTAAGCTGCAAGAAGCCAAATCTATCATCAAGAGCATGTCGGATTGTGGTGTTAGTTTGGATACTTTCACGTACAATGCACTAATCTATGGGTGTTGCAAAGAGGATAGGTTGGAGATTGGCTTTAAGCTCAAGGAAGAAATGATTGATAAAGGAATCTCTCCAGACACCGTGACATACAACGTGCTGATAAACGGATTACTTAAAAAGGGTAAAATGGATGAAGCTCTGATGCTTTGGCATGAATGCCGAAGGAATGATCTTGTTCCGGATGTTTATTTGTATGCGGTAATGATAGGTGGGTATTGCAATCGTGATAAGTTTGAAGAGGCTATGAATTTCCTTGATATGTTGCTCCAGCAGAATGTTACGCCGAATTCTGTTGTATATAACATACTCATTAGAGCATACTCTAGGGTTGGAAACATGCCAGAGGCCTTTAAACTCCTTGATGAGATGAGAAGCAAAGGTATTCCATGCACCCTCGCCACCTATACTTCTCTAATACATGGAATGGGCAATCTTGGCAGAGTAGGTGAATCGACATATCTGCTTGATGAAATGAGAAAGGATGGTTTGCAGCCTGATGTAGTATGTTACACTGCACTAATTGGTGGTTATTGTAAGCTAGGCCAGATGAATGAAGTAACGAGTCTCTTGCAGGAAATGTCTTCATTTAACATACAACCGAACAAGATTACTTATACAATAATAATCTATTGGTACTGCAAGTTGGGTAGGAAGGCAGAGGCTGCTCAGAGTCTGAGGGAAATGCTAAGCAAAGGAATCGCTCCTGATTCTGTGACTTTCAATGTACTGTTACATGGATTCAGCAAGGAAGGGGATGCAAAGGAAGTTTTCTCTCTGTGGGAACACATGTCTGATAGAGGAATAAATTTAGATGATGTTACACATACTTCATTGGTTCACCGTATGTCCCAGCAATCAAAGACTGAAAATGACTAA